AACATAGAAAGGATAATCACACTATCTTGACCTTGCATAGGAAGTCCATCCCTAACACAACGTTGAAGCCATCCATCAATGCCATTATAAAGCCCATCTTGCCTTCCCAAGAGTCAATATGTAGGATAACCCCTCATGCTACATCTTAAAGTGGCTTGGTAGCAAAATTGACTCCCATAAGCCCTTGACCTTCCTTGGATGCATGGAGCTTTAGTTTCTTTACCTTATCCACAAAGACAATTGTGTATGGCACCCTTGTCCACCATGGCCTCGGCGGGCTTGTCATTCACATAGGCTTTTACATACATCAACCCTTTGTTGAGAGGTGTCTTAGGCACTGACTTAGTCTTAAAGGCATTTAGGAGCTACATTGACCCGATATGAGCAtcactttttttccttcttatcaATCATGGCATTAAGGGTCTTCCTTTTAAGGCAGTCTCATGCCCAGTGTGAACTATCGCATAGGAAGCAACTAGTCTTAAGAGTGAACTCCTCTTGCTTGCCCTTGCCCTTGCCCTTGTCTTCCTTGACATTAAAGGTCTTGTTCAATCATTCTTTAGAGGAGTTGTAGCTCTTCGGCCTTTTATCTCCCCCACTTTTAGCATGGTTACCCTTTGATTATGGCTTTGGCTTGGAAAAGTCTCCTCTCTTGTACTCCACTAAGGACACCATTACTACCATGGTCATGGCAAGGTCTTAGACACCACAACATCTTAGCTCATGTGGTCCAACTTTATGGGTTGTCTATGAAGTTGAACAACCCCTCTATCAttttaggaatctcaagcatgagtgTAGAGAACTCCTTGATGTACTCATGATCAAGTCTATGTGCTCAAGACACTTCATGTTCTTTCTTGCTAGGTAAGGTACATCTTTTGAGTATAATTGCCTATTAATCTCCCTCTTAAAGGCATCTTATTTGTCTATAATGCAAGCGCATTTTCTATATTAACATACCTCTAATGCCACCATAGAGTAATCATGTCGATAAGGTAGAGGGTTGCAGTGTATACCTTAACGGCCTCATCAGTTAGTGTTGTCACCTCAAAATACCACTCCATGCATGTGCCACAAAAAGTTGTTTATGTCCTTAGCATCCTTCTTGCCATTGAAGACATGTGGCTTTGGTATCTCTGCCCTAGGTGCCTTATGAGTGGTTGTGACTTGAGTAGAAGCCACACTCTTATAAATGGTCGGTTTTTGATGTACCTCTTTATCATGAGTTTCTATACGTGTTGCTAAGGACTCCATCCTTGACTCCAAGCTAGCAAATATGCTCATGACCTTGTCTTAGAAGGGCATGAATTCCTCATGTAACACTTGTTGAACTTGTGAGGCTAGCATGCCCTTTCTAAGGTCTTGGATCTATTCCCTTGGATCCTTTAAGCCCTCTTTGTGTTTTACTCAATCAAATTCATACCCTCTCCAACATCTGTCATGGCTAGCTTCACCTTGGCCAACCTTACCTCCACATTCTCAATGGCATCACAAGACTCCTACTTCCACCACCATAGGTGGTACGTCCGGTCTCCCTCCCACCTATTTGCTCACTGGTCATATCCTCAACATGtttcctttactttttaatatgtTTGCCTCATAACTAGGCTTTGATAACACTTGTTACAAATGTAGGTATTTTTTAAGCTCATGTATGATACTTTGACAACTTAAGCCACTTAACGTTACTAAGTCAATCTTTCCCACATACTTAGTTAACTATGTTAAGCAACCCAATGCAACCTAGAATCTTGAGATGAAGAAAGGAAACAACACTTAGAGAGTTTGGAATAAAGGAACTTCTATTGCACTAGAATGCTTTATAAGGTGTAAAATGTTTTCAAGTGTTTGATGCCTTAGTCAAATGAGGTCATCCTCTATTTATAGGCATCCTATGAACTATCTAGAACCCTCAAAGGTTCCTTATATCtctaaaattctcaaaagttaTGTATAAGGTATATACAAGAGCTCTCATGAAGTACTTTCTAGAATATTTCACAATTCTCCACTTTCTCCCATCCATGTGTGCAAGTCTCCAAACTTCTCTAAAATTTTCCATGTTGCTCCACTAGTAAGTAAAGATGTGTAGATGACTCCAGGTGATTCTAGAAGCTTGTTGCTACATATAAAAGCTCAAGTGATCATTTGAGTAAGTTGTGAAATTAAGGAGCGTaagaactttttattttaaactaactAAAGTGTTGATCCATCACATTAAAGGAATCGATAAATTAGTAGAATATTTTAGTCTTAGGAATATTGGTTGGATCAATCATActatataaaatttcattttttttatctgatCTATATGGTTAGGGACTCATCTTTAGATTTgggattaatataaaaataataatttaattattcctCGTAGAACTTCAAATCTTTTCTATATTAGGGagtgtttgtttatttgaaaaaaaaataatattcaagttaaatatcatatttgagTGAGAAATTTCCCAACAAAATGTgttgattgattttatgttaTCCCTACATTCATTCCTTATCTGTATGGTAAAACCCTTTTCATCATTTCTACACTTGTTTTTTATCTATACAAACAATCAGAGAGAAGATTGGAGGTCTTGAGTAAAGTAAGTCCTTgtattcaatattttctttccaacgAATTTTGTAATTGTGATTCAcccatggttttttttatctctttaaaGGTTTTCTACATTATATCACTGTGAAAAAGCTTATAAAAAGGTTAACCTATTAGATGAAGGCAATGTGAATTCTAATACCCTTATTGGCGAGTTTTGACCAATGGAGAAGGGCAGCCTAGTTTGGACCACCCCTTACCAGGATTAAACTAGGACAATCCAAGGAATCACCAAAGGGGACAAtacaagaacaaagaaaaacattcaAGTTGTCAGGTAACGTAACTGCGGTGTCCTTTAATCTCTTGTGGGTTGAGCATCTAAAGGACAAATTTCAAGTCATTTTGATATGGTTTCAGAAGGTACACCCCAAAGTTTATGAATAATTCCATTTCCATATTCCTCCCATGAAAACTTGATGACACTAACAGGGTGAGGATCAAATTTGGTGATAGGAAAAATTTTGGCCAAACAAGAGgatcaaatttaaataacaGGCCATCATCTTCAATGGTTCTTCAGATGCATGTTGTATGAAGGTATCAAAACTagtgaaaaatgagattttctcCATTCCATAGATAATGAGACATTTTACATCAAAGCCCCAACAGGAGTGAAACAAAtgaatataagagaaaaattagaCACATACTAGAATATGTTTCCAACAACTTGGTCATCTCCAAGTTGAACATCTTTCTATTCACAATTTAACAGCATACTCTgaggagaaagagagaaatttcACCAAAAATGAAACATCCCAATGGTAGGTATAGGAGGAACAGATCAAGATGGGCATAAACTTATCAGTGTTGGAACTGAAGTGAGTACATCTTTCAGGATCTCCtttgaaaaatttaataaacaaagcCCGTCACAGACGAAGCTTCAAAACTGTCAAGATTATACCCTAATGTTTGACACCAATATTTGTGCCTGTACATATTTTTAGTCCTGCAGATAGAGAAGGGCATATCAGCTATTCAAGATTTCTTGTCCAGAGACTGTTCTTTCCAGCCCTTGAACATAATCTTCACTGCTTTTGCACGATTTGCTTCCTTTGGAGTTGCAGACTTCAAATCAGCTCCTACTGTTAGTGGCTTGACAGAGTCTGTTGAGTTAAGCTTTGCACGAGTCTTCCTTCGCTTGTACGTTAAGGGAAGCACAAGGTCATTTTGAAAACCCTTGAGAGCACTTGGCTGCTTGTATAGCTTCTCCGATCCTCCAACACCTACATCAACTTGGTTCTTCATTTGATTTGAAGACGCCATAAATTTTTCCTGCTCCTCATTGCCAATGTCTAGAATCCCTGACATGACTGCAGGAATTCCTGGTTGCATAATGGTGCCTTTTTGCATGGGTTCAATGTGCCAGTTCTGCTCATAGCACTGGACACCAAATGGGTGGCGCGCCAAGGATCTCATTGGAAGTTCTGTATCTTCCATTCCCAAACTCTGCCTCAAGTTTTCACTACTATAAGCACATCTTGTTTCCTTGGAATCCATTGATGGTTCATGTTCCCCTTTGGGACCTATTTTATCTCCCTTCCAGATGCCAGCGTCGCCCCCACACAGTTTGTGTTCTCCTAAATCAATAGTATCATCCAGTGAGGGATTCCTTTCCCTCTTTACCTTTCTGACAATGCTTTCTGGATGTCTACTTGATCCAGTAGTAATTCTAAGATGCTCAGATTCCTGCTGACTTTGAATACACCAAGGTTGCTTGGAAGTTCTATGGACTTCGCCACAACCAACCTTCTGCCACAAAAAGGGTGTCTCACAAAAGCCACCTGCATCCCACTGGTGAGTATACACTGGCAAGTCCTTGACCAACAAGGTTGGTTGCTGTTGTGTTGACACCACTCTTGATTGTTTTGGTTGTATGGAAGGAACTCTATGTACCATTTTCAATACCCCTCTGGGTGCAGAATAAGACTGTTCCAGAGTCCCATTGTGTTTTTCAGATGAACCATTGACAGAAGCCTTCATTTTCAGAAACCCTTTTCCTCCAGATTTTGGAGCAACAGACTTCTTCCCGTTAGCAACCAGAGGGAGCAAAAGCTTATTTTCCCTTCTGCTTTTCACAGACTTTGCTTGCCTTGACAATTGATGTGTGGCTGGTTCTGGATTCACCTCTTTACCTAATAAAAACCCATCCTCAGGATATGTATTAAGATCAAGCAAATCAGTTACTTTACGCTTTTTCCTTGTCCACAAATAAATCCTTTCCTCAACACCAGTGCTCATTTCACAGTGAGCCCATATCTTCCTCATGTTTATGAACATTTGTGTCATGCTGTCATGGTAAAATCTCAATGAATGATAGTACTTTATCCTTTGCAAGAACTGTAAACCTTCTCTAAACCAAGCCACTTTTGGAGGATAGAATCCACCTTTCAATCTGTTGAAAAATATATCCAAGGGACTGCCAAAAAATATATCACTACCACCAAGGAGTTCCTTCATAGTCAACCAAAAAGTCTGTTGGTCCATATCTGGAAGGTAGGATGAGAGATAGAACCTTTCATCTTCTGTTAAACATGAATTCCATGTGTCCAGAGATAATATTTCTCTTAAATCTGGTAGATCGTAAAGCTCAAATGGAATGTTGCAAAGCTGACCTTCTACCATGCCAAGCTCACACCTCACTTCGGCAAATTCACAATCATCAGAGTCATCCTCGAAGCTTGTCCCTGAGGCTTGGTTCTCCTCCAATGCCATGTTGTCAACGTTGGAGGAAGAGGAAACTCGTCTACGATTACTACTGACCCCTGATACATGACGGCCAATCTTTTGAATGCCCatagaaaaagaaaggacaATGAAGGCAATGATCCAGTTCCACAAAGTCAAATCATCAGAATGAAAATGTTGATTCCCAGCAGAAGGATGCCTGGAGTGTGAACAAATCCTTAGCCATCGTTGCAACTTATAGCAACCAATTTCTGATAGTTAATAAGCAGAAACAAGCAAGAGTAAGAAACTCAATAATCTATCAGAATATTTTGATCTGTGCAATCCAATAACAGCAAGCTCCCATAGATGTGCATATTTCATGATATAATGCTAGTAACCAACAAATGAATGGCCTTGGCCAATTTTGAACATTGAACCAGGGCTAAATTTCTGACACCCGACGAAGGAAACTGAAATTGATAGCAGCATATATGAATATGAAGATGACCATCGTAGATGGATCTGAGTTAAGCCCACACCCCTATTCCATCTACATTAAGCCTACATCCTCATTCATCCCAAGCACACACACTACAAAAACACTAATACATAGCAAGATAGAATGATCTATGTGTTTCTTTCCCCATACCATCACATCTCAAAGAACAATGTTGATTAAGTCCAATCATTTCATTTAAGATGATAATCGGAAACCTTGTATCGATTCTAAAGTAGAAGATGGTTAAATTTAAATTCAGCGATAAAGCCAATCGAGAAAACTGTCAGAACATCATAGCAAACTAAACTAGCCACAGAAACATGCATTCAGTGAAGAAGCACTCAGAAACATTTGGgaacaaaattagaaaaataatccGTACTAATTTCCACAAGAGAATTCAGAGAA
Above is a genomic segment from Vitis riparia cultivar Riparia Gloire de Montpellier isolate 1030 chromosome 7, EGFV_Vit.rip_1.0, whole genome shotgun sequence containing:
- the LOC117917311 gene encoding uncharacterized protein LOC117917311, with amino-acid sequence MGIQKIGRHVSGVSSNRRRVSSSSNVDNMALEENQASGTSFEDDSDDCEFAEVRCELGMVEGQLCNIPFELYDLPDLREILSLDTWNSCLTEDERFYLSSYLPDMDQQTFWLTMKELLGGSDIFFGSPLDIFFNRLKGGFYPPKVAWFREGLQFLQRIKYYHSLRFYHDSMTQMFINMRKIWAHCEMSTGVEERIYLWTRKKRKVTDLLDLNTYPEDGFLLGKEVNPEPATHQLSRQAKSVKSRRENKLLLPLVANGKKSVAPKSGGKGFLKMKASVNGSSEKHNGTLEQSYSAPRGVLKMVHRVPSIQPKQSRVVSTQQQPTLLVKDLPVYTHQWDAGGFCETPFLWQKVGCGEVHRTSKQPWCIQSQQESEHLRITTGSSRHPESIVRKVKRERNPSLDDTIDLGEHKLCGGDAGIWKGDKIGPKGEHEPSMDSKETRCAYSSENLRQSLGMEDTELPMRSLARHPFGVQCYEQNWHIEPMQKGTIMQPGIPAVMSGILDIGNEEQEKFMASSNQMKNQVDVGVGGSEKLYKQPSALKGFQNDLVLPLTYKRRKTRAKLNSTDSVKPLTVGADLKSATPKEANRAKAVKIMFKGWKEQSLDKKS